One stretch of Cygnus olor isolate bCygOlo1 chromosome 1, bCygOlo1.pri.v2, whole genome shotgun sequence DNA includes these proteins:
- the NFYB gene encoding nuclear transcription factor Y subunit beta: protein MDGDSSTTDASQLGIAGDYIGGSHYVIQPHDDTEDSMNDHEDTNGSKESFREQDIYLPIANVARIMKNAIPQTGKIAKDAKECVQECVSEFISFITSEASERCHQEKRKTINGEDILFAMSTLGFDSYVEPLKLYLQKFREAMKGEKGIGGTVTTGDGLSEELTEEAFTNQLPAGLITTDGQQQNVMVYTTSYQQISGVQQIQFS, encoded by the exons ATGGACGGTGATAGCTCCACGACAGATGCTTCTCAGTTAGGAATTGCTGGAGATTACATTGGTGGCAGTCACTATGTGATACAGCCTCATGATG ACACAGAGGACAGCATGAATGATCATGAAGATACAAATGGGTCAAAAGAGAGTTTTAGAGAACAAGATATCTATCTTCCAATTGCAAATGTTGCAAGGATAATGAAAAACGCTATACCCCAAACAGGAAAG aTTGCTAAGGATGCAAAAGAATGTGTGCAAGAGTGTGTAAGTGAATTCATCAGCTTTATAACGTCAGAAGCAAGTGAGAGGTGTcaccaagagaaaagaaagaccaTTAATGGAGAAGATATTCTCTTTGCCATGTCTACCTTGGGATTTGATAGCTATGTTGAACCTTTGAAGTTATACCTCCAAAAATTCAGAGAG gcaatgaaaggagaaaagggaattgGGGGAACAGTTACAACTGGAGATGGTCTAAGTGAGGAGCTCACAGAGGAAGCATTTA ctaatCAGTTGCCAGCAGGCTTAATAACTACAGACGGCCAACAGCAGAATGTTATGGTCTATACAACGTCATACCAACAG atcTCCGGTGTTCAACAAATTCAGTTCTCATGA